The following proteins come from a genomic window of Mammaliicoccus sp. Marseille-Q6498:
- a CDS encoding AEC family transporter, with translation MNEMLFILKNVLLPIFIMISLGYVLQKRVKLDLSTLAKLNINVFVPGFIFTKFYKANLAMNILLYIVIFFILYIAILYIIAYFTSKFQKLDKAKATTLNNSVLFFNSGNYGAPVNDLVFKSDPLAMSVQVIVLTLQNIFTFTYGVFAIQSVQIGKLKALLNYFKMPIIYALLLAIILNYNNIRIPDFLWTTVSYLSDAMIAIALLLLGAQIANIKLSFKWTNSYFYIFIRLIVGPIIAFAIIKIMGLDGVIAQTLFIASAMPTSVNSSVIAQEYNNYPELAAEIVFLSTLFSAVTVVIVIYLSHIVF, from the coding sequence TTGAATGAAATGCTATTTATATTAAAAAATGTTTTGTTGCCCATATTCATTATGATCTCACTAGGGTATGTGCTTCAGAAGCGTGTCAAATTAGATTTGAGTACTTTGGCCAAATTAAATATTAATGTTTTCGTTCCTGGGTTTATATTTACAAAGTTTTATAAAGCAAACTTAGCTATGAACATATTACTTTATATCGTTATTTTCTTCATATTATACATAGCAATACTTTATATCATTGCCTATTTCACTTCAAAATTTCAAAAATTGGATAAGGCAAAAGCAACAACTTTAAATAATAGTGTACTCTTCTTTAATTCCGGAAATTACGGTGCACCAGTGAATGATTTAGTATTTAAAAGTGATCCTCTCGCAATGTCAGTACAAGTAATTGTATTAACACTGCAAAATATATTCACTTTTACATACGGTGTCTTTGCTATACAATCTGTTCAAATCGGCAAACTTAAAGCCTTATTAAACTACTTCAAAATGCCTATTATTTACGCACTTTTACTAGCCATCATTTTGAATTATAACAATATCCGTATACCTGATTTTCTTTGGACAACAGTTAGTTATTTATCAGACGCTATGATAGCAATTGCGTTATTACTATTAGGGGCGCAAATTGCAAATATTAAACTAAGCTTTAAATGGACCAATTCATATTTTTACATTTTTATTCGTTTAATTGTAGGACCGATTATAGCATTTGCCATTATAAAAATAATGGGACTAGACGGCGTTATCGCGCAAACACTCTTCATCGCATCAGCCATGCCAACATCAGTAAACAGCTCAGTTATCGCACAAGAATACAACAACTATCCCGAATTAGCAGCTGAAATAGTATTCTTATCAACACTGTTTAGCGCCGTAACAGTTGTGATAGTTATATATTTATCACATATTGTGTTCTAG
- a CDS encoding fructose-specific PTS transporter subunit EIIC — MKILAITSCPNGIAHTYMAQEKLEQVAKEMGVEIKVETQGGVGTENALTAKDIKEADGLIIAADRQIDLSRFDGIRIINKSVREGIHHPKELIQEIIDKKAPIHYNENGSGAYDEDDNKKSGVQMIYQHLMNGVSFMVPFIVVGGLLVAIALTLGGKASPEGLKIPDDSFWKSIESIGSLSFRFMVPILAGYIALSIADKPGLVPGVIGGAIAADGSFYGSEAGAGFLGGIVAGFVAGYIAKWIKNIKVPKAMAPIMPIIVIPIISSVLVGLIFIFLIGAPIAGIFEGLTSWLKGMQGANIILLALIIGAMIAFDMGGPVNKVAFLFGSALIAEGNYTVMGMVAVAVCTPPIGLGLATFINKRKFNKSEIEMGKASFTMGLFGITEGAIPFAAQDPLRIIPSNMIGAMVAAVIAAIGGVGDRVAHGGPIVAVLGGIDQIIWFFIAVIVGSSITMFATLLLKKQEPVAVASNGITVENENLKSNETSDNNANSENIKNENELDEQEVFNEKIIKLSDETMTRDQAIETLIADLKLHDYISDEQSLKESVLKREAESTTAIGMNVAIPHGKSDVVKQPVVAVLNNKHGIEWESLDETKPKIVFLIAVPNDSSNSHLKLLQRLSRALMNDDTRNSLIDAANSKEIYNILQEI, encoded by the coding sequence ATGAAAATTTTGGCTATTACTTCTTGCCCAAACGGGATAGCTCATACATACATGGCTCAGGAAAAGCTAGAGCAAGTAGCTAAAGAGATGGGTGTGGAAATTAAAGTTGAAACACAAGGAGGAGTCGGTACTGAAAATGCTTTAACTGCTAAAGATATTAAAGAAGCAGACGGTCTAATCATTGCAGCTGATAGACAAATTGATTTATCAAGGTTTGATGGCATTCGAATCATCAACAAAAGTGTACGGGAAGGGATTCATCATCCTAAAGAATTAATTCAAGAAATTATTGATAAAAAAGCGCCAATTCATTATAACGAAAATGGTTCGGGAGCATATGATGAAGATGATAATAAAAAGAGTGGCGTTCAAATGATTTACCAACATTTAATGAACGGGGTATCATTTATGGTTCCTTTCATTGTTGTTGGAGGACTTTTAGTGGCAATTGCATTAACGCTTGGAGGTAAAGCATCTCCTGAGGGATTAAAAATTCCTGATGATTCATTTTGGAAATCTATTGAGAGTATTGGTAGTTTATCGTTTAGATTTATGGTTCCAATTCTTGCTGGGTATATTGCACTTAGTATTGCCGATAAACCTGGTTTAGTACCTGGTGTTATAGGTGGTGCAATCGCTGCAGATGGAAGCTTTTATGGAAGTGAAGCTGGCGCAGGATTCTTAGGGGGAATTGTAGCCGGTTTCGTTGCTGGTTATATTGCTAAATGGATTAAGAATATTAAAGTACCTAAAGCAATGGCACCTATTATGCCGATCATCGTAATACCGATCATATCGTCAGTACTTGTTGGTCTTATATTCATATTCTTAATTGGTGCACCAATAGCTGGCATATTTGAAGGACTAACTTCGTGGTTAAAAGGCATGCAAGGTGCAAATATCATCCTGTTAGCTCTAATTATTGGTGCTATGATTGCATTTGATATGGGTGGACCAGTAAACAAAGTAGCATTCTTATTTGGTTCAGCACTTATTGCAGAAGGTAACTATACAGTTATGGGTATGGTCGCTGTAGCAGTATGTACACCACCTATCGGACTAGGACTTGCAACATTTATAAATAAACGTAAATTCAACAAAAGTGAAATTGAAATGGGTAAAGCATCATTTACGATGGGACTCTTTGGTATAACTGAAGGTGCGATACCTTTCGCCGCACAAGACCCATTGCGAATTATCCCTTCGAACATGATTGGTGCAATGGTTGCTGCAGTTATTGCTGCAATCGGTGGCGTAGGAGATAGAGTTGCTCATGGTGGTCCTATTGTGGCAGTTCTTGGTGGAATTGATCAAATTATATGGTTCTTCATCGCTGTCATTGTCGGTAGTAGCATAACAATGTTTGCAACACTACTACTGAAAAAACAAGAACCAGTAGCTGTTGCATCAAATGGAATAACTGTAGAAAATGAAAATCTAAAATCAAACGAAACAAGTGATAACAATGCTAATTCCGAAAACATTAAAAATGAAAATGAACTAGATGAACAAGAAGTATTTAATGAAAAAATCATTAAACTGTCTGATGAAACTATGACAAGAGATCAAGCTATAGAAACACTTATTGCTGACTTAAAACTGCATGACTATATATCTGACGAACAAAGTTTGAAAGAATCTGTCTTAAAGAGAGAAGCAGAATCTACAACAGCAATAGGAATGAACGTAGCCATCCCGCATGGTAAATCAGATGTCGTTAAACAACCAGTAGTTGCAGTATTAAACAATAAACACGGTATCGAATGGGAAAGCTTAGACGAAACAAAACCTAAAATTGTATTCCTAATCGCAGTACCAAATGACAGTAGTAATTCCCACTTAAAATTACTACAACGATTGTCACGCGCACTTATGAACGACGATACTCGCAACAGTTTAATAGACGCAGCAAACTCAAAAGAAATATATAATATTTTACAAGAAATTTAA
- a CDS encoding DUF3219 family protein: protein MYNLVKEIYLDDTLIPLTFFKDQTENGLHKIYIEFDVTSEDYHDIATLLYREQFDIDIPEIDTEFRGKIFNYATSLTNLYESEQVAQYNLVLIEIPKDTKD, encoded by the coding sequence GTGTATAACTTGGTTAAAGAAATATATTTGGATGACACTTTAATTCCGTTAACTTTTTTCAAAGACCAAACTGAAAATGGTTTGCACAAAATTTATATAGAGTTTGATGTAACGAGTGAAGATTATCATGATATAGCGACTTTATTATATAGAGAACAGTTTGATATTGATATTCCTGAGATAGATACTGAATTTAGAGGTAAGATATTCAATTATGCAACGTCATTAACGAATTTATATGAGTCAGAGCAGGTGGCACAGTATAATCTTGTACTAATCGAAATTCCGAAAGATACAAAGGATTGA
- a CDS encoding LLM class flavin-dependent oxidoreductase, with the protein MKLSMLDQSPIAPNQTAQDALHTSLKLAQLGESLGYTRYWLTEHHDLLNLASSAPEVLLAYIGSHTNRIRIGAGAILLPHYRPYKVAEVFNTLSTLFPNRVDLGIGRAPGGSAEATNALSTQYLKQVWALPELLDDLLRFLEDGFPEGHEFKKLNASPKPDTSPVPWLLGTSEKSAKLAATKGMPYTFGHFMSDQDGHKIIQTYREHFKQRSTEQQDEVIVTVSVICAETEEKAEKLAENGLIKSVQSDEKEERVSQYNLLSDIEKEMFKDSKDNMIIGNPETVKTQLISLQDYYQCDEIMISTNTISPEDRIESYRLIAQALL; encoded by the coding sequence ATGAAATTAAGTATGCTAGATCAGTCTCCAATCGCGCCAAACCAAACTGCGCAAGATGCTTTGCATACTTCACTGAAGTTGGCTCAACTTGGTGAGTCGTTAGGGTATACAAGGTATTGGCTGACTGAACATCATGATTTATTAAACTTAGCGAGTTCGGCACCAGAAGTCTTGTTAGCGTATATTGGTTCACATACGAATCGTATTAGAATTGGTGCTGGGGCGATATTGCTACCTCATTATCGACCTTATAAAGTGGCTGAAGTGTTTAATACATTATCAACATTGTTTCCAAATCGGGTTGATTTAGGCATTGGTAGAGCTCCTGGTGGTTCTGCAGAAGCGACGAATGCATTATCAACGCAGTATTTGAAACAAGTATGGGCATTACCTGAACTTTTAGATGACTTGCTTCGATTTTTAGAAGATGGTTTTCCAGAAGGTCACGAATTTAAAAAATTAAATGCATCACCTAAACCTGACACGTCACCAGTCCCTTGGTTACTTGGTACGAGCGAGAAGAGTGCAAAGCTTGCTGCAACAAAAGGCATGCCATATACGTTTGGACATTTTATGAGTGATCAAGATGGTCACAAGATTATTCAAACTTATCGAGAGCATTTTAAACAAAGATCAACTGAACAACAAGATGAAGTGATTGTTACGGTGTCGGTTATTTGTGCAGAAACTGAAGAAAAAGCTGAGAAACTCGCGGAAAATGGTTTGATTAAGTCTGTTCAAAGTGATGAAAAAGAAGAAAGGGTTTCACAATATAATTTGTTATCTGATATAGAGAAAGAAATGTTTAAAGATTCAAAAGATAATATGATTATTGGGAATCCTGAGACGGTTAAAACACAACTTATTTCGTTACAAGATTATTATCAATGTGATGAAATAATGATAAGTACTAACACAATTTCACCAGAAGATAGAATAGAGTCGTATCGATTAATCGCTCAAGCACTATTATAA
- a CDS encoding acyltransferase family protein — MSVENLKPNPNHNIRYLHGLDGLRAIAVIAIIIYHLNPKWLSGGFLGVDTFFIISGYLITSLLLHEFRVTGQIDLLNFWKKRLRRLLPAVLFLISVVLIYTLLFESEIIKNIKQDAIAALLYVSNWWYIFHEVSYFDSFKMMPLKHLWSLAIEEQFYIFWPIVLILLTKSQKLRQKAPLFVFIASIISVILMFIIAQPNADNSRVYFGTDTRLQTLLLGVLLAYLWPPFRLKNKINSTLKWSIEGIGFISLAILLLFIITVSSSDNWFYFGGIYIISFLTLPAIASSVHPSTLLSKSLGNPVFSWIGKRSYSLYLWHYPIITFLNGHFVQGQIPWYIIILEILLTFLFAEMSYRFVETPFRKYGLQLFIPQKRVYKSVIIRLCIVILLFGISLITISGHYDHLQKQEKTNHQTTFKVSGKDHNNKSLIEPIPKILVDKQAKKDNTHTKNPPLFIGDSVMVDIGKELNNTYPNAMIDGKVGRSLNDAIPLVQQKYSNFNNKNNKVVLELGTNGDFSYEDLNKLVSLFGKANVYLVNTHVPRDWEGNVNQKLRHFANRHKNVHLVDWYSKAKGHPEYFAYDGIHLEQQGVKALVSEINKHLK; from the coding sequence ATGTCTGTAGAGAATTTAAAACCCAATCCAAACCATAATATTAGATATCTTCATGGTTTGGATGGTTTAAGGGCTATAGCTGTCATAGCGATTATCATTTATCACCTGAATCCTAAATGGTTATCTGGTGGATTTCTAGGTGTTGATACGTTTTTTATTATTTCTGGTTATCTTATAACCAGTTTGTTATTGCATGAATTTCGAGTTACGGGACAGATTGATTTATTAAATTTTTGGAAGAAAAGATTACGAAGGTTATTACCTGCAGTTTTATTTTTAATTTCGGTTGTTTTGATTTATACGTTGTTATTTGAATCTGAAATTATTAAAAATATTAAGCAGGATGCGATTGCAGCGCTCTTATATGTTTCTAATTGGTGGTATATTTTTCACGAAGTGAGTTATTTTGATAGCTTTAAAATGATGCCCCTTAAACATTTATGGAGTTTAGCGATTGAGGAGCAGTTTTATATTTTTTGGCCAATCGTGCTTATTTTATTAACGAAAAGTCAGAAATTAAGACAGAAAGCACCTTTATTTGTGTTTATAGCCTCTATTATTTCTGTTATTTTAATGTTTATCATTGCTCAACCTAACGCAGATAATTCGAGAGTATATTTTGGTACTGACACAAGGTTACAAACTTTATTGCTAGGCGTTTTACTCGCTTACTTATGGCCTCCTTTTAGACTGAAAAATAAAATTAATTCAACTTTAAAATGGAGTATAGAAGGCATTGGTTTCATTTCACTAGCAATATTATTGTTATTTATAATCACAGTGTCATCAAGTGATAATTGGTTTTATTTCGGTGGTATTTATATTATTTCGTTCCTTACATTACCTGCTATAGCGAGTAGTGTTCACCCGAGTACGCTATTATCGAAATCTTTAGGTAACCCAGTTTTTTCTTGGATTGGGAAAAGGTCATATAGCTTATACTTATGGCATTATCCGATTATCACGTTTTTAAATGGCCATTTTGTTCAAGGGCAAATACCTTGGTACATTATCATTTTAGAAATTTTATTAACCTTTCTATTTGCTGAAATGTCTTATCGCTTTGTTGAAACACCTTTTAGAAAATATGGATTACAGTTATTTATTCCTCAAAAAAGAGTATATAAATCAGTGATTATAAGATTATGCATCGTCATCTTATTATTTGGCATTAGTCTTATCACAATATCAGGACATTACGATCATTTACAAAAACAAGAAAAGACAAACCATCAAACAACTTTTAAAGTTTCTGGTAAAGATCACAATAATAAGAGTTTGATTGAACCTATACCAAAAATATTAGTCGATAAACAAGCTAAAAAAGATAATACGCATACAAAAAATCCACCATTATTTATTGGTGATTCGGTTATGGTAGATATTGGTAAAGAATTGAATAATACATACCCGAATGCCATGATAGATGGTAAAGTTGGTAGAAGTTTAAATGATGCTATACCGCTAGTTCAACAAAAATACAGTAATTTTAACAATAAAAATAATAAAGTCGTCTTAGAACTTGGAACAAATGGTGACTTTTCTTATGAAGATTTAAATAAATTAGTTAGTTTATTTGGCAAAGCTAACGTATATTTAGTTAATACTCACGTACCAAGAGACTGGGAAGGCAATGTTAACCAAAAATTGAGACACTTTGCTAATCGTCATAAGAATGTTCATTTAGTAGATTGGTATAGTAAAGCAAAAGGACATCCAGAATACTTTGCATATGATGGTATACATTTAGAACAACAAGGTGTTAAAGCACTCGTTTCAGAAATTAATAAACACTTAAAATAA
- the mqo gene encoding malate dehydrogenase (quinone), whose amino-acid sequence MDNTQSKDVILIGAGILSTTFGSLLKNIEPGWNIKLFERLDQPAIESSNEKNNAGTGHAALCELNYTVEQEDGSIDVERAKEINEQFEISKQFWSYLVKSNEIGNPKEFIRPLPHISFVMGMRNVDFLKRRYEALRTLPMFEGLTYTEDHKELAKWMPLMMKGRNSNEPLAASKIDEGTDVNFGELTRKLVKNIEGHDNAEVHFRHEVVDFKQREDSKWEVKVRNLATGEVQTHVADYIFIGAGGNAIPLLQKTKIPESKHLGGFPISGAFLVCNNPDIVKEHNAKAYGKEPVGTPPMTVPHLDRRYIQGKESLLFGPFAAIGPKFLKNGSNLDLFKSINTSNIVTMLSSGVKNMSLVKYSIQQVLQKKEDRMKELRRFVPSAKDEDWDIHIAGKRVQVIKDTEEHGRGYIQFGTEVVHSQDHTVIALLGESPGASTSVSVALEVLERNFPEYINNWEPKIKKMIPSYGESLIEDNKLLKEIRKATAKDLQLEE is encoded by the coding sequence ATGGATAATACGCAATCAAAGGACGTCATTTTAATAGGCGCTGGTATTTTGAGTACAACTTTTGGTTCATTGTTAAAAAACATCGAGCCGGGTTGGAATATTAAATTGTTTGAACGATTAGATCAACCGGCAATTGAAAGTTCAAATGAGAAGAACAATGCTGGAACGGGGCATGCAGCATTGTGTGAGCTAAATTATACTGTAGAGCAAGAAGATGGTTCTATAGATGTAGAAAGAGCTAAAGAAATCAATGAACAGTTTGAGATTTCTAAACAGTTCTGGTCATACTTAGTTAAAAGTAATGAAATAGGAAATCCGAAAGAGTTTATACGTCCGTTACCTCATATTAGTTTTGTTATGGGGATGAGAAATGTAGATTTCTTAAAACGTCGTTATGAAGCTTTAAGAACATTACCTATGTTCGAAGGGTTAACTTATACGGAAGATCATAAAGAATTAGCAAAATGGATGCCTTTAATGATGAAAGGTCGTAATTCTAATGAACCACTTGCTGCAAGTAAAATTGATGAAGGTACAGACGTTAACTTCGGTGAATTAACACGAAAATTAGTTAAAAATATCGAAGGACATGATAATGCGGAAGTCCATTTTCGTCATGAAGTTGTAGATTTCAAACAACGTGAAGATAGCAAATGGGAAGTGAAAGTACGCAACTTAGCAACTGGAGAAGTTCAAACACATGTTGCAGACTACATCTTTATTGGTGCAGGTGGAAACGCGATTCCATTATTACAAAAAACTAAAATTCCTGAAAGTAAACATCTTGGTGGATTCCCAATTAGCGGTGCATTTTTAGTATGTAATAATCCTGACATTGTTAAAGAACACAATGCTAAAGCATATGGTAAAGAACCAGTAGGCACACCGCCAATGACAGTGCCACACTTAGATAGACGTTACATTCAAGGTAAAGAAAGTTTATTATTCGGACCATTCGCAGCAATCGGGCCAAAATTCTTAAAAAATGGATCTAACTTAGACTTATTTAAATCCATTAACACAAGCAATATCGTAACGATGTTATCTTCAGGCGTGAAAAACATGTCTCTTGTAAAATACTCAATACAACAAGTATTACAGAAAAAAGAAGATCGCATGAAAGAACTACGTCGTTTCGTACCAAGCGCTAAAGACGAAGATTGGGATATCCATATTGCAGGTAAACGTGTACAAGTTATTAAAGATACAGAAGAACACGGAAGAGGCTATATCCAATTCGGTACAGAAGTTGTACACTCTCAAGACCATACTGTTATTGCATTACTTGGAGAATCACCAGGAGCGTCAACTTCAGTATCAGTAGCTTTAGAAGTGTTAGAAAGAAACTTCCCAGAATACATTAACAATTGGGAACCAAAAATTAAAAAAATGATTCCATCATACGGAGAATCATTAATAGAAGACAATAAATTGTTGAAAGAAATCAGAAAAGCAACAGCAAAAGACTTACAATTAGAAGAATAG
- a CDS encoding AraC family transcriptional regulator, which translates to MNYTFNIHSYLNFDLNYEDVNIFFVLSGSIHLHMNDDIFYYKKNDFFVIDPYSIPMVIKTSGKFINLSINKYYFNKFSLLQFEKTKLESIYLEKKIKQAFFTAILAQQNQDSFNSDINIIKLINYIRIGDYYNSKNNHFSNPLIVEVLDYVNQNCKENLTVSKIASEFFVNSSYLSRVFSESINISLSQYIKKVKIYHLSKELLFSNSDQNIWKKYGYSSYCTFSKHFKSYFFITPEEFIIENQDIIRVNSKKTDEVYSYHFEVNN; encoded by the coding sequence ATGAATTACACCTTTAATATTCACTCTTATCTAAACTTTGATTTAAATTATGAAGATGTAAATATATTTTTCGTTTTATCAGGAAGTATTCATCTACATATGAATGATGACATCTTTTATTACAAAAAAAATGATTTTTTCGTAATCGATCCTTATTCTATACCCATGGTAATCAAGACATCTGGGAAATTCATCAATTTGTCTATAAATAAATATTACTTTAATAAATTTTCATTACTTCAATTTGAAAAAACTAAACTGGAGTCAATTTATCTAGAGAAAAAAATTAAACAAGCTTTTTTTACAGCAATTTTAGCTCAACAAAATCAAGATTCTTTTAATTCAGATATAAACATCATAAAACTAATTAATTATATTCGAATAGGCGATTATTATAATTCTAAAAATAATCACTTTTCAAACCCTTTAATAGTAGAAGTATTAGATTATGTAAATCAAAATTGCAAAGAAAATTTAACTGTCTCTAAAATAGCTAGTGAATTTTTTGTAAACTCTAGTTATTTATCAAGAGTGTTTTCAGAATCAATCAATATTTCATTGTCACAATATATCAAGAAAGTTAAAATATATCACCTTTCGAAAGAATTACTATTTTCAAATTCTGATCAAAATATTTGGAAAAAATATGGTTATTCATCTTATTGCACATTCTCGAAACACTTTAAGTCGTACTTTTTTATTACACCTGAAGAATTCATCATTGAAAATCAAGATATAATCAGAGTAAATAGTAAAAAAACAGATGAAGTATATTCATATCACTTTGAAGTTAATAATTAA
- a CDS encoding AraC family transcriptional regulator, translated as MNYKIEVLDHGYELVTSSNDILVCFVLSGKVKLDYHHTSKIFEKNDVFIIRPYSLLKEVNCDDAKLIVLTIDQLSFNRYSLVNIKEYNIKNENLDLLIKKTFLKIIKGNYENNYLNSGIHLSKLINYINLVKYEGYGTGYANDLVLDVMDYVNTHYKEYLTVTQIAELFYVNASYLSRVFSELLNIPLSDYIRKTKMYYLASEITILNTDKDLWEKYGYKSYSTYLKNFKYLFDSSPTEFIKKYKQKSLRGNKVSPDIYKIVSDHLYQLVLIEDWCAK; from the coding sequence ATGAACTATAAAATTGAAGTGTTGGATCATGGTTATGAACTCGTAACGAGTTCTAATGATATTTTAGTTTGTTTTGTATTATCAGGGAAAGTTAAGTTAGATTATCACCATACGAGTAAAATATTTGAAAAAAACGATGTATTTATTATAAGACCGTATTCACTTTTGAAGGAAGTGAATTGTGACGATGCTAAATTGATAGTATTAACAATAGATCAACTTAGTTTTAATAGATATTCTTTAGTCAATATAAAGGAATACAATATTAAGAATGAAAATCTTGATTTATTAATAAAAAAGACATTTTTAAAAATAATTAAGGGAAATTATGAAAACAATTACTTAAATTCAGGTATACACCTCAGTAAACTTATTAATTATATAAATTTAGTGAAGTATGAAGGTTATGGAACAGGATATGCTAATGATTTGGTGCTAGATGTAATGGATTATGTGAATACTCATTATAAGGAATATTTAACGGTTACTCAAATAGCAGAATTATTTTACGTTAATGCCAGTTACTTATCTCGAGTATTCTCAGAGTTACTTAATATTCCATTATCTGATTACATTAGAAAAACAAAGATGTACTATTTAGCTTCAGAAATTACCATATTAAATACTGACAAAGACTTATGGGAAAAATATGGATATAAATCATATTCAACGTATTTGAAAAACTTTAAATACCTTTTTGATTCTTCACCAACTGAATTTATAAAGAAATATAAACAAAAAAGTTTGAGGGGAAATAAAGTTTCACCTGATATTTATAAAATAGTCTCGGATCACTTATATCAACTTGTTCTTATAGAAGATTGGTGTGCAAAATAA
- the secY2 gene encoding accessory Sec system protein translocase subunit SecY2 has protein sequence MKFNVLKRIFIQYEYKVIYKRIFFTCFILFIYILGSHIPLLSHKNVQSKPDSFYNLAISNMGGDINRLNIFTLGLGPWLTAMIIFSLFAYRNKEKLMKLTRAEKNYKEKLLTIFISIIQGRFIINEYINTEGNHTENIYILLLVLVTGTMLLVWLADQNSRRGIAGPMPIVMISIIKYIFQQNFQIQTSFSILAIIIIIFIVALLILLFMELVEYRIYYRDLMNMAVKTGDKYLAWKINPSGSISIMISISVFLLLENIISYILGIINPSWKSGFLSLDFTSPIGITSYILIQMIIGYLLSRLLLNTKQKSKDFLKNGNYFIGIKPGEETEIYLNRMARRVCWIGTIITTLIIGIPLYASLLVPHLSQQIYFALQLIVLTYIAMNITETIRTYFYFDRYKLFLNKYW, from the coding sequence ATGAAATTTAATGTGTTAAAGCGTATTTTCATACAATATGAATACAAAGTTATATACAAAAGGATATTTTTTACGTGCTTTATATTATTCATATATATTTTAGGTAGTCATATTCCTTTACTATCACATAAGAATGTTCAGTCAAAACCTGATTCTTTTTATAATCTAGCAATATCTAATATGGGAGGAGATATAAATAGATTAAATATCTTTACGCTAGGTTTAGGACCTTGGTTAACGGCAATGATAATTTTTAGTTTGTTTGCTTATAGAAATAAGGAAAAATTGATGAAGTTAACACGAGCGGAAAAGAATTATAAGGAAAAACTCTTAACTATATTTATAAGTATTATACAAGGGCGATTCATTATTAATGAATATATTAATACAGAGGGTAATCATACAGAAAATATATATATTTTACTGCTTGTATTAGTAACAGGAACAATGTTACTTGTATGGTTAGCTGATCAGAATAGCCGTCGTGGTATTGCTGGGCCAATGCCTATAGTGATGATAAGTATTATTAAATATATATTTCAACAGAACTTTCAAATTCAAACAAGCTTTTCTATATTAGCAATTATTATTATTATTTTTATTGTTGCTTTATTAATTTTACTATTTATGGAACTTGTAGAATATCGAATTTATTATCGTGATTTGATGAATATGGCTGTCAAAACTGGTGATAAATACTTGGCTTGGAAGATTAACCCATCAGGAAGCATCTCTATTATGATTAGTATTTCAGTATTTCTTTTACTTGAAAATATAATTTCTTATATTTTAGGAATTATTAATCCTAGTTGGAAATCTGGCTTTTTATCACTTGATTTTACAAGTCCTATAGGGATTACAAGCTATATATTGATTCAGATGATAATTGGGTATTTATTGTCTAGATTATTGTTAAATACGAAGCAAAAATCAAAAGACTTTCTTAAAAATGGGAATTATTTTATTGGAATAAAACCCGGGGAAGAAACAGAAATATATTTAAATAGAATGGCAAGAAGAGTTTGCTGGATAGGAACAATTATTACTACTTTAATTATCGGTATCCCACTATATGCCTCTTTGTTAGTGCCACATTTATCACAACAAATTTATTTTGCTTTACAACTAATTGTACTAACTTATATAGCTATGAATATTACTGAGACTATTAGGACATATTTTTATTTTGATAGGTATAAACTATTTTTGAATAAATATTGGTAG